The DNA segment AGTTCGCCGTCCAGAGCGCCCGGCTCAAGGAACTGACCGAGATCAACGCCGACACGGGCGACCCGGCGCAGGCACACGACCGGGACGCGATGCTGGCGGCGACCCGGCAGAGCCTCGAGCAGATCACCGGGGCGCTGGGCCGGATCGCCGACGGCACGTACGGCCGGTGCGAACGCTGCGAGAAGCCGATCCCGCCCGAGCGGCTGGAGATCCTCCCGCACGCCAAGCTCTGCGTGCCCTGCCAGCGATAAGTCCGCATTGACCCGGCTGCCGTGCCGGAACCGGTACGGCAGCCCGCCCTCGAAAGGATCGACAGTGGCCCCCTCCGCTCTCGCCATCGACCTCGGAAGCAGCTCCGCCATCGTCTGGGCCGACCAGCGTGGCATCGTCGGCGCGCCCAGCAGCACGCTCGTGCGCCGCGGCCGGATCACCGACGTGGACGGCTGCGCCGCCCTGCTGACCGAGCTGGCCCACCGATTCCCGCAACCCCTGCCCGCCGTCGACGTGGTCGTGGCCTGCCGCCCGGTGCTGTCCACCGACGACGACCAGGACGTGATGCGGCACGTCATCGACACCGCGTTCGCGCCGCGCCGGACCGTGTTCATCGAGTCCGTCCGCGCCGCCGCGATCGGATCCGGCGCGGCCGCCGGCAGTCTGCTGGTCGCCGACGTCGGCGCCGAACTCACCGAACTCGCTCTGCTCCGCGAGGGCCGCGTCACCGTGGCCCGCCGCGCCGACATCGGCACCCGCGACCTCGCCCAGGGTGCCACCGCCGGGCTGCTCGCCGACGTCGTCGCCCACCACCTGCGCGGCCTGCGGGACGTCTGCCCGGCCGAGGACCTGGCCGAGGCGACCGCCCGCGGCCTGCTGCTCGTCGGCGACGGCGCCGACCACCCGGAACTCCCGGGAGCCCTGGCCGACACCCTCGACCTGCGGATCCACCGCACCCCCGAGCCCCGGGCCGCCGCCGTCAACGGCGCCGCCCAGGCCGCCAGATCCCTGCTGCGGCATCCCGCCTTCGCATGAGCTCGCTGTGGCTCTCCAGTGACGCCGCCCGCGTGATCGCCGACCTGGTGCGCCAGGCCGGCGGCGGTGAGGTGATCCTGAGCGAGCGGGAGGACGTCCTGCTCATCGAGGTCGTCCACCAGCACCGCGAGCCGATCGCCGTCGGGGCGCCGGACGGTGCTCTGACCTGCGGTTCGCATGCCACGAGCACCGGAGGCGTGCTCTGGGCGGAAATCCGCTCGACACCCGGCGGCGTGATCCGATAACGTCCCCGTCGGCCGTGGCACTAGCGCAGGAGGTGAGCACCCGTGAACGTTTCATCGATCAGGGCGCTCCGCCTGTCGCCGCGGCTCCGGAGCGTCTGAGAAGACTCTCCGGAGAGGCGACACTCTATGGATCCTGCTGTCACGCAGATCTCCGAACGACACTGGCACGCCCTCGACGACGACCGGGTGATCGGCCGCGGCGAGGTTTCGCACCGGCCCGACGGGCGCAGCTTCCTCAGCATCGACGTGTGGCACGACGCCGTCTTCGACAGGCTCGCCACCGCGATGCTGGCCACGCTGCCGAAACCGCTCTACACCGTGGTCGACGAGGCCGATGTGGACCTGCTCTGCCGCTGGGAGCAGTTCGGCTTCGGCCCCCGGCGCCGCGAGTGGGAATACGTCATCCCCACCCGGCCCGGCGCCGTCTCCCTACCGGACGGCTACACGATGCTCCCCTTCGGCACGGCCGAGGCGGGACCGCTCGGCGAGCTCGACCGGATCGTCCGCGACGAGGTCGACACCACCGTGGGCTGGCACAACATGCCGGCCGAGGTGCTGGCCTGGCCGCTCGACCCGTCCCGGTACGCGGTGGTCGCGCACCAGGGCGGCTACGCCGGTTTCGCCCGCATCGCTCCCCTGCCCCGCCAGCCGCGTATCGCCCTCATCGCGGTCCGCGCCGATCACCGCCGCCGGGGCATCGCCGGGGCACTGCTGACCGATCTGCTCGGCAGGACGCCGCAGCCGTCGATCGCCGCCGACGTGCACCAGTCGAACGCCGCGGCGATCGCCCTGTTCGAGAGCGCCGGCGGGCGGCGGACCAGCAGCAACCTGGAGTTGGTGCTGCGATGAGCATCCAGCAGGAGGGAACCGTCGTCGAGTGCCTGCGTAACGCCACGTTCCGCGTGGAGTTGCCCAACGGGCACGTCGTCCTCGCCCACATCAGCGGCAGGATGCGGAAGAACTTCATCAAGGTCCTGCCGTTCGACCGGGTGCTGGTGGAGCTCAGCCCCTACGACCTGACCAGGGGGCGCATCCTCTTCCGGCACCGCGACTAGCTAGCTCCACACCGCTCGGAGCCGGTCCGCCTCGGCAGCGGCCTGGGTGCGGCCGGCTTCGGCGGCGGGGCGGCGCCGGGCGGGGTCGAGCGGGTTGCGCCCGATCGCCCGCCGCGCGGCCGCGTCCGGCGCCAGGATCGCGCTGCACACGTCCGGGCCCAGCGCCGCGACCTGCGCGGACGGCCGTCCCGAGCGCCGGGCCGAGGCGGTCACCGGTGCGAGCACGACGACCCGGTCACTGCCGGCGGCCAGGTCGGCGTTCGCGACCGACCGCGCGCCGCCGTCGATGTACCGCGCGCCGCCGATCGTGACCGGTGGCCACGTCAGCGGCACCGCGCAGCTCGCGGCCACGGCATCGACGAGGGACACGCCACTGGACGCGTCGAAGATCCGTACTTCCCCGGTCTGCGCGTCGACCGCCGTGACGAGCAGCCGGGTCGCCGGCCAGCCGCGGTCGCTGATCCGGGCCGCGATCACCCGCCGCCGCTCGGCCTCCGGCATCGTCCGGGCCCGCAGCGCCCGCCGCCCCAGCCACGCCCGGCCCCGCGCCGGATCGCCCGGCCACAGCCCCGCCACCAGGAAACTCAGCACGCCACCCAGGCTCATCCGCGCCGCGACCTCGCTCCCCGGGCCCCGCAGCTGCGCCTCATAAAGATCTTTCAGCGGTACGCCGGACAGCACCTGTGCGGCGACCGCCGACCCCGCCGACGTGCCCACGAGCAGGCCCGCGTCGGTCAGGTCCACACCGTGCTCGGCCAGCCCGTGCAGAAGCCCCAGCTCCCACGCGACCCCGGTGACACCGCCGCCGCCCAGCACCAGGGCCTTGCCGTCGACTCCCATGGATGGATCCTACAGTTACGTTCCTACGTAATTACGTTATAGTTGACCGGTGAGCGACTCCGACCGCCTGGCCGACCTCGAGCGACGCGTGGCCGCACTCGAGCAGAAACCGCAGCCCACGCCCGATCCCGAGGTGTTCTGGGCGCTCGAAGGCCTGCTCGCCCGGGCCGGCGATCCCGGCGCCGTGCTGTTCACCGGCCACGCCACGCTGCCGGACGGCCGCACGGCCCGCTGGCAGGAGGCGGCCGGCGTCGACGACCTGCTCGGCGGCGACTGGTCCCAGCACGTCGCCGTGCTCGCCGCCCTGGCCCACCCGGCCCGGATCCGCCTGCTCCAGCAGCTGACACGGGGCGCCGCCACGGCCGCTGAGCTGCAGCAGATGGACGGCATGGGCACGAGCGGCCAGGTCTATCACCACCTGCGCCAGCTCGTCGCCGCCGGCTGGCTCGCCACCCTCGGCGGCGGGCGCTACGAGGTGCCGGTCGCCCGCGTCATCCCCCTGCTCACCGTCCTGTCAGGAGTCCGCCGATGAAACGTGCGATCGCCCGCCTGCAGACCTGGTGGTTCCGGCTGTTCGTGGTGCTCGTCCTCGCGTTCCTCGTGCTGCCGGTGCCGAAGCCCTTCGACATCGCGCTGATGGCGGTGCCGCTGGTGCTCGCCTTTGTGCGCGCGCCACGGTCGGAGCATCCTCCGGTCACCGTCGCGCCGCCGGTGCGGGGGCGGTGGGTGGCCATCAACAGCCCGGGTACGGCCGTGCCGAGCCACGGAGTCCGGGCCTACGGGCAGACGTACGCGGTCGACCTGCTGCAACCCTCGGCGGACGCGGCCCCGAAGATCGGGTGGTCGGTCCGCACGCGCGCTGCCCGTGCGTACGAATGCTTCGGATCTCCGGTCTTCGCCATGGCCTCGGGAACCGTCGTGCGCGCGGCGGACCGCCGGCGCGACCACCGGAGCCGGGACACCTGGCCGGCGCTGATCTGGATGATGACCGTCGAGGCGTTCGCGCGGGAGCTGGGCGGCGCCGCGTGGATCCTCGGCAACCACGTGATCGTGCAACACGACGACGGGACCCACGCCGCCTACGCCCACCTGCGCCGCGGGTCCGCTCGTGTCACCGCCGGCGATCGGGTCACCGCCGGTCAGCAGCTCGCCGAGGTCGGCAACACGGGCAACACCTCCGAGCCGCACCTGCACGTGCAGCTGATGGACGGCCCGGTCGTCACCGCGGCCGCCGGCATCCCGATGCGGTGGGCGGATCCGGTCACCGTCGTGGAGACGGACGCGCGCTGGAGCACCGGCGATCCGAAGCCTTCGGCACTGCCCGGATTCCCGCGGAACGGCCAGGTCTTCGAGGTCGGCGAGGTGCGCAGCCGTCCTTAACCGGCCGGTCCCCCGCCGAGGCCGATCTCGTTGCCGTCCGGGTCCCGGAAGACGGCTTTGCGGACGCCGTTGTCGTACGTCTCCCGCTCGGCCGGCTCCAGACCCCGGCCGGCGATGGCCGCGAGCCGCTCGTCGAAGTCGCCGACGAACACGGTGTGCATCGCGTGCCCGGCGTGCTCCGGCTTCACCTCGATGTAGAGGTACCGGTTCGCGGCCAGCTCCCACACCGCCTCGACGTCGTTCGGCAGGAACGAGGGCGGGCCGCCGAGCAGGCGTTCGTACCAGGCGGCGGCCACGGCGTAGTCACGCACCGGGACACCGGCGAAGAGGTCGACGGTCATCGCCTCAGGGTCTCACAGGTCGCCGAGGTAGCCGCGGACCACGGGGAGCCGGTCGGACGCGGGCCCGAGGCCGTAGTTGCGGGAGATCAGGGCGGCGGCCGGCGACGGCTGCCGGCGGTCCGCGGCGGCCTCTCCCCAGCGGGCTTCGTCCGGCGACAGGATCCGGGCGTCGACGACGACCGGCGCCCCGAAGTCGGCCGGCGGTGGTGGCGGCGCCGGGGTGTAGGCGGGCTTGGCCGCGGGCGCGGGAGCCGCGACCTCACGGCAGGTCAGGCAGGCGCCGGTGACGCCGCTCAGGACGTACCGGCTCACCGCTCCCCGGCTCACCGGCCGCCACCGGCGGTCGCCGCAGCCGGAACAGAACACGCCGGGGACGTAGGCCACGGCGATGGCGTGCGCGTCCGCCGCCAGGTCGGCCTCGCCCGGGTCGTCGAGTGGCTGCCGCCCGTTCGCGGCGGTCGCCAGGGTCAGCCAGCGCGGCTGGGCGCCACCCGGGGCGCAGGCCCAGTAGCGCTGCGCCCGCACGTAATCGCCGGCGATCGCCCAGGGGTGGCGACGCAGCGCCAGCGAGAGGAGAACCCGCCCGTCACGGCCGGTCGTCAACGTGAAGCGGTCTGCCTGTTCGGTCACGGCGAGAGACATCGGCAGCCGCCCCTGCCGGTCCAGAACTCCTCGCATCCTCAACCGAGCTGCTACCTGGTGGTACAGGCCTGCACCATCGGGCGGACCGGGCGGCGCTACGGTCGGGACATGACCCCACGACGGCAGGCCGACCCCGCGGTGGGCGAGCGTGTCCGGGCTCGCCGCCTGCTTCGCGGGTGGAGCATCCGGTACGCCGCCAGCCGCGCCGGTGTCTCGCACGCCACCTGGAGCCGGATCGAACGGGGGCTGCAGGGGGCCGACAACCGGTTCATGCTGGCGGACCTGGCCGGAGCGCTCGACTGCACCCTGGCCGACCTGGCCGGGACGGGGGTTCCGGCGCCCGACCGGGCGACGTCGGCGGCGCAGGCCGGGGTGCTCGGCCTGCGCCGGGCCCTGGTCGACATCGACCTGAGCGAGCCGCCGTCCCGCCCGGCCCCGCCGCTCGCCGAACTGCGGCGCACGAATGCGCTGGCCGACGCGCTGTACCGGGCCTGCGACTACGCCGGCGCCGCCCGCGTCTACACCGATCTGCTGCGGGACCTGCACACCGAGACCGCCGGCCCGGATCACGCCGAGGCGCTGCGGCTGCTCTGCGAGGCCACTTCGAACGCCGCGACGGTCCTGCGCAACCTCGGCCATCCGCCGGACGCCTGGCTCGCCGCGGAACGGTGCCGGGACGCGGCCGAGGCCGCCGGGGACCCGGTGCTGCGCGGGCACGCCGCGTACGCCATGGCCCGGTCCGCTCTTGCCTGCGGCTCCGCCCAGCGGGGTCAGACGATCGCCGAGCGGGCGGTGAACGACCTCGGCGGCCACCTGTCCCGGCCCGGCGCCCCGGAGATCCTCGGCTCGCTGCAGCTGGTCGCCGCGCTGGCGAGCCACGCCCGCGGCCGCCTCGACGACAGCCGCGACTGGCTGGCCGAGGCCGCCGCACTGGCCCTGCGCACCGGCGAGACCGACACGATGGGCATGTTCTTCGGCCCCACGAACGTCAACATCTGGCAGATGAGCATCGAGGCCGGCGACGGCGACCCGATCCGTGTCGTGGAGATCGCCGGGCGCACCGATCCGTCGGCGATCGAGGCGGGCGTCCGCCAGGTCTTCTATTACGCCGACACCGCCCGCGCCCTGATCCGCCTCGGCGGCCGCGATCGCGAGGCGATCCGCTTCCTGCTCACCGCGGAGAGGATCGCCCCCCAGCACGTACGCACGTCAGCCGACCTGGCGACGGCCGTCCGCATCCTGCTGGAACGCTCCAACCGCCGGGCCGGCGGCACGGCGTTACGCGGGCTGTCGGAACGCATGAGCGTCCTTACCATGGCGCGATGAGTACAGAGATCGAGATCGTCGGCTACGACCCGGCCTGGCCGGCACGCTTCGC comes from the Actinoplanes sp. OR16 genome and includes:
- a CDS encoding TraR/DksA C4-type zinc finger protein, which produces MTVEIDIRASLSEQFAVQSARLKELTEINADTGDPAQAHDRDAMLAATRQSLEQITGALGRIADGTYGRCERCEKPIPPERLEILPHAKLCVPCQR
- a CDS encoding patatin-like phospholipase family protein, translating into MGVDGKALVLGGGGVTGVAWELGLLHGLAEHGVDLTDAGLLVGTSAGSAVAAQVLSGVPLKDLYEAQLRGPGSEVAARMSLGGVLSFLVAGLWPGDPARGRAWLGRRALRARTMPEAERRRVIAARISDRGWPATRLLVTAVDAQTGEVRIFDASSGVSLVDAVAASCAVPLTWPPVTIGGARYIDGGARSVANADLAAGSDRVVVLAPVTASARRSGRPSAQVAALGPDVCSAILAPDAAARRAIGRNPLDPARRRPAAEAGRTQAAAEADRLRAVWS
- a CDS encoding helix-turn-helix domain-containing protein, with translation MTPRRQADPAVGERVRARRLLRGWSIRYAASRAGVSHATWSRIERGLQGADNRFMLADLAGALDCTLADLAGTGVPAPDRATSAAQAGVLGLRRALVDIDLSEPPSRPAPPLAELRRTNALADALYRACDYAGAARVYTDLLRDLHTETAGPDHAEALRLLCEATSNAATVLRNLGHPPDAWLAAERCRDAAEAAGDPVLRGHAAYAMARSALACGSAQRGQTIAERAVNDLGGHLSRPGAPEILGSLQLVAALASHARGRLDDSRDWLAEAAALALRTGETDTMGMFFGPTNVNIWQMSIEAGDGDPIRVVEIAGRTDPSAIEAGVRQVFYYADTARALIRLGGRDREAIRFLLTAERIAPQHVRTSADLATAVRILLERSNRRAGGTALRGLSERMSVLTMAR
- the infA gene encoding translation initiation factor IF-1, with the translated sequence MSIQQEGTVVECLRNATFRVELPNGHVVLAHISGRMRKNFIKVLPFDRVLVELSPYDLTRGRILFRHRD
- a CDS encoding M23 family metallopeptidase is translated as MKRAIARLQTWWFRLFVVLVLAFLVLPVPKPFDIALMAVPLVLAFVRAPRSEHPPVTVAPPVRGRWVAINSPGTAVPSHGVRAYGQTYAVDLLQPSADAAPKIGWSVRTRAARAYECFGSPVFAMASGTVVRAADRRRDHRSRDTWPALIWMMTVEAFARELGGAAWILGNHVIVQHDDGTHAAYAHLRRGSARVTAGDRVTAGQQLAEVGNTGNTSEPHLHVQLMDGPVVTAAAGIPMRWADPVTVVETDARWSTGDPKPSALPGFPRNGQVFEVGEVRSRP
- a CDS encoding helix-turn-helix domain-containing protein, yielding MSDSDRLADLERRVAALEQKPQPTPDPEVFWALEGLLARAGDPGAVLFTGHATLPDGRTARWQEAAGVDDLLGGDWSQHVAVLAALAHPARIRLLQQLTRGAATAAELQQMDGMGTSGQVYHHLRQLVAAGWLATLGGGRYEVPVARVIPLLTVLSGVRR
- a CDS encoding VOC family protein — its product is MTVDLFAGVPVRDYAVAAAWYERLLGGPPSFLPNDVEAVWELAANRYLYIEVKPEHAGHAMHTVFVGDFDERLAAIAGRGLEPAERETYDNGVRKAVFRDPDGNEIGLGGGPAG
- a CDS encoding rod shape-determining protein, giving the protein MAPSALAIDLGSSSAIVWADQRGIVGAPSSTLVRRGRITDVDGCAALLTELAHRFPQPLPAVDVVVACRPVLSTDDDQDVMRHVIDTAFAPRRTVFIESVRAAAIGSGAAAGSLLVADVGAELTELALLREGRVTVARRADIGTRDLAQGATAGLLADVVAHHLRGLRDVCPAEDLAEATARGLLLVGDGADHPELPGALADTLDLRIHRTPEPRAAAVNGAAQAARSLLRHPAFA
- a CDS encoding GNAT family N-acetyltransferase codes for the protein MDPAVTQISERHWHALDDDRVIGRGEVSHRPDGRSFLSIDVWHDAVFDRLATAMLATLPKPLYTVVDEADVDLLCRWEQFGFGPRRREWEYVIPTRPGAVSLPDGYTMLPFGTAEAGPLGELDRIVRDEVDTTVGWHNMPAEVLAWPLDPSRYAVVAHQGGYAGFARIAPLPRQPRIALIAVRADHRRRGIAGALLTDLLGRTPQPSIAADVHQSNAAAIALFESAGGRRTSSNLELVLR